The proteins below come from a single Salinilacihabitans rarus genomic window:
- a CDS encoding threonine aldolase family protein — MIDLRSDTVTKPDEEMREAARTAAVGDDVYGEDPTVNELETRAAEAVGMEAALYVPSGTMGNQIAACVHTERGQEVLADRKSHVVKYELGGLAQHAGLQVRMLDADPRGAPTPEQVAAGYVEADLHRPGTGLLCLENTHNARGGLAIDPERIAAAAEAARERDVPVHLDGARVFNAATALDVPVTEITDHVDSVMFCLSKGLGAPVGSMLAGDEAFVERARRTRKLFGGGMRQAGIVAGPGLRALENVDDLATDHENARVLAAGLDDVDGLSVQEPETNIVLADVSGTGLDVEAVLDRLREREVLATQFGPTTVRFCTHRDVNRADVEAAVDRVAATLP; from the coding sequence ATGATCGACCTGCGCTCGGACACGGTGACGAAACCCGACGAGGAGATGCGCGAGGCCGCCCGCACCGCCGCGGTCGGCGACGACGTCTACGGCGAGGACCCCACGGTGAACGAACTCGAAACCCGTGCGGCCGAGGCCGTCGGGATGGAGGCCGCGCTGTACGTGCCCAGCGGGACGATGGGCAACCAGATCGCCGCCTGCGTCCACACCGAGCGCGGTCAGGAGGTGCTGGCCGACAGGAAGAGCCACGTCGTGAAGTACGAACTCGGCGGGCTGGCCCAGCACGCCGGGTTGCAGGTGCGGATGCTCGACGCCGACCCGCGGGGGGCGCCGACGCCCGAACAGGTCGCCGCGGGCTACGTCGAGGCGGACCTCCACCGCCCCGGAACGGGCCTGCTCTGTCTCGAAAACACTCACAACGCCCGCGGCGGTCTCGCGATCGACCCCGAGCGGATCGCCGCGGCCGCCGAGGCGGCCCGCGAGCGCGACGTCCCGGTCCACCTCGACGGCGCGCGGGTGTTCAACGCCGCGACGGCGCTTGACGTGCCCGTCACCGAGATCACCGACCACGTCGACTCGGTGATGTTCTGCCTCTCGAAGGGCCTCGGCGCGCCCGTCGGTTCGATGCTCGCCGGCGACGAGGCGTTCGTCGAGCGCGCCCGCCGGACCCGAAAGCTGTTCGGCGGCGGGATGCGACAGGCCGGCATCGTCGCCGGTCCCGGCCTCCGCGCGCTCGAGAACGTCGACGACCTCGCGACCGACCACGAGAACGCCCGGGTCCTCGCCGCGGGCCTCGACGACGTCGACGGTCTCTCGGTCCAGGAGCCGGAGACGAACATCGTCCTCGCGGACGTCTCGGGGACCGGCCTCGACGTCGAGGCCGTCCTCGACCGCCTGCGCGAGCGCGAGGTGCTCGCGACGCAGTTCGGGCCGACGACGGTCCGCTTCTGTACCCACCGCGACGTGAACCGCGCCGACGTCGAGGCGGCGGTCGACCGCGTGGCCGCAACGCTCCCCTGA
- a CDS encoding metallophosphoesterase, with amino-acid sequence MLAIFSDTHSGTGHELEGEALAAAREADAVVHAGDFTSVAALDAFRDVAGRLYAVHGNADAMAVRDRLPAERVVEAEGVRLAVTHRRDGGETALALFGRAREADLVVSGHTHRPTVVDAGDVVLCNPGSHARPRGNRPGFAVLERESEDGSDVVRGRVLEPDGTVVESFDL; translated from the coding sequence ATGCTCGCCATCTTCTCGGACACCCACAGCGGCACCGGCCACGAACTCGAAGGTGAGGCGCTCGCCGCCGCACGCGAGGCCGACGCCGTCGTCCACGCCGGCGACTTCACGAGCGTCGCGGCGCTCGACGCGTTCCGGGACGTCGCCGGCCGGCTGTACGCGGTCCACGGCAACGCCGACGCGATGGCGGTCCGCGACCGCCTCCCGGCCGAGCGGGTCGTCGAGGCCGAGGGGGTCCGGCTGGCGGTCACTCACCGCCGCGACGGCGGCGAGACGGCGCTCGCGTTGTTCGGCCGCGCGCGGGAGGCGGACCTCGTCGTCTCGGGACACACCCACCGGCCGACGGTCGTCGACGCCGGCGACGTCGTGCTGTGCAACCCCGGGAGCCACGCCCGGCCGCGGGGCAACCGACCGGGCTTTGCCGTGCTCGAACGCGAGAGCGAGGACGGGAGCGACGTCGTACGCGGGCGAGTGCTCGAACCGGACGGGACGGTCGTCGAGTCGTTCGACCTGTAA
- a CDS encoding cation diffusion facilitator family transporter, with protein sequence MASSKSVVIAALFANGAIAVLKFVGYLLTLSPAMLSETYHSISDTGNQIFLLIGIRYGAQEADRTHPFGYGKAQFFYSFLVSVMLFGIAGWESAKHGYDALVHGAGHVASGSTPVLPIVGVVDAVYVNYAVLVGAILFETYAFKKAYEGITRQMDEHGWETFREAFAKTSDVTTLTALTEDTIALAGAGIALFGVYLSRVTGNGVYDATSALLIGVMLMGFAVALAWENKRLLLGESLPAADERALRRIVAGADGVREVVDFRTVYFGPEELLVTTDVAFDPALDAAEIDRRVTAIERELATRDEQVRRVYVEPET encoded by the coding sequence ATGGCCAGTAGCAAGTCCGTCGTGATCGCCGCGCTGTTCGCGAACGGCGCGATCGCCGTGTTGAAGTTCGTGGGATATCTGCTCACCCTCAGCCCGGCGATGCTCTCCGAGACGTACCACTCGATCTCGGACACGGGCAACCAGATCTTCCTGCTGATCGGGATCCGGTACGGCGCTCAGGAGGCGGACCGGACCCACCCGTTCGGCTACGGCAAGGCACAGTTCTTCTACAGTTTCCTCGTCAGCGTGATGCTGTTCGGCATCGCCGGCTGGGAGAGCGCGAAACACGGCTACGACGCGCTCGTCCACGGCGCCGGACACGTCGCGAGCGGATCGACGCCGGTGCTCCCGATCGTCGGCGTCGTCGACGCCGTCTACGTCAACTACGCCGTGCTCGTCGGCGCGATCCTCTTCGAGACGTACGCGTTCAAGAAGGCCTACGAGGGGATCACGCGTCAGATGGACGAACACGGCTGGGAGACGTTCCGCGAGGCGTTCGCGAAGACCAGCGACGTGACGACGCTGACCGCGCTCACCGAGGACACGATCGCGCTCGCTGGTGCGGGGATCGCGCTGTTCGGCGTCTACCTCTCCCGGGTGACGGGTAACGGCGTCTACGACGCCACCTCCGCCCTGCTCATCGGCGTCATGCTGATGGGGTTCGCCGTCGCGCTCGCCTGGGAGAACAAGCGCCTGCTGCTCGGTGAGAGCCTCCCCGCGGCCGACGAGCGAGCGCTTCGCCGGATCGTCGCCGGCGCCGACGGCGTCCGCGAGGTCGTCGACTTCCGGACCGTCTACTTCGGCCCCGAGGAGTTGCTCGTGACCACGGACGTCGCGTTCGACCCCGCGCTCGACGCAGCGGAGATCGACCGCCGGGTCACGGCGATCGAGCGCGAACTGGCCACGCGCGACGAACAGGTGCGGCGCGTCTACGTCGAGCCCGAAACCTGA
- a CDS encoding ATP-dependent DNA helicase — MSEAAGYMRFFPYDQPYENQREAMDRIHNALSRGQDVLFEGACGTGKTLSALVPALEVAREQDKTVVITTNVHQQMRQFVAEARAITRREPIRAVVFKGKSSMCHVDVGYEECQALRDNTRALVDAERDRRQLERRQRELLAESRDGDGSAADARSAVMDELDDLEERIEELEEANVCTHYRNNLTGDTDDFFGWLFDDVRTPEEIYEHADEREFCGYELLKEGIEGVDLVVCNYHHLLDSTIREQFFRWLGRDPEDVIAVFDEAHNVEDAAREHATRTCSERTFESALDELAESDDPRAEDAANVLSAFHRALVETYEESFGFGERERVDENWTDVPIANEDRRDDLTLEFLQRYSGHGIEDDLEAATELGRKLDERYEEAYREGETATRTECQTLQAATFVGAWLDDGAKEGLYPVVSVTRDAGTDEVYGRAELYTCLPRRVTGRLFEEVYAAVLMSATLQPFEVTEDVLGLEKPVTMAYGLGFPEERRRTYAVETPPLFASARDDPEVQNVVAETIRDAVRMTPGNTLAFFPNYGEASRYADRLDGCGSTVYLDEPGTPVEDLRREFVADDDGVLLTSLWGTLAEGVSFDADDAHTVLVVGVPYPHLDDRAEAVQEAYDAAFDGTDTGWRYAVEIPTVRKTRQALGRVIRSPEDVGVRALLDRRYSRAAKADLGKYSVNGTFPHEEREELIDVDPEKLKFAMLNFYADHDAYDGEPPAP, encoded by the coding sequence GTGTCCGAAGCCGCCGGGTACATGCGCTTTTTCCCGTACGACCAGCCGTACGAGAACCAGCGCGAGGCGATGGACCGCATCCACAACGCGCTCTCGCGCGGTCAGGACGTCCTCTTCGAGGGCGCCTGCGGGACCGGCAAGACCCTCTCGGCGCTCGTCCCCGCGCTCGAGGTGGCCCGCGAGCAGGACAAGACGGTCGTCATCACGACGAACGTCCACCAGCAGATGCGCCAGTTCGTCGCCGAGGCCCGCGCGATCACCCGGCGGGAACCGATCCGCGCGGTCGTCTTCAAGGGGAAGTCGTCGATGTGTCACGTCGACGTCGGCTACGAGGAGTGTCAGGCGCTGCGGGACAACACCCGCGCGCTCGTCGACGCCGAGCGCGACCGCCGGCAACTGGAGCGGCGCCAGCGCGAACTGCTCGCGGAGAGTCGGGACGGCGACGGTTCGGCCGCCGACGCCCGCAGCGCGGTGATGGACGAACTCGACGACCTCGAGGAGCGAATCGAGGAGTTAGAGGAGGCCAACGTCTGTACACACTACCGGAACAACCTCACCGGGGACACCGACGACTTCTTCGGCTGGCTGTTCGACGACGTCCGCACCCCCGAGGAGATCTACGAGCACGCCGACGAGCGGGAGTTCTGCGGCTACGAACTGCTCAAGGAGGGGATCGAGGGCGTCGACCTCGTCGTCTGTAACTACCACCACCTGCTCGATTCGACGATCCGCGAGCAGTTCTTCCGGTGGCTCGGCCGCGACCCCGAGGACGTCATCGCGGTGTTCGACGAGGCCCACAACGTCGAGGACGCCGCCCGCGAGCACGCCACCCGCACCTGCTCGGAGCGAACCTTCGAGTCGGCGCTGGACGAACTCGCCGAGAGCGACGACCCGCGCGCCGAGGACGCCGCGAACGTGCTCTCGGCGTTTCACCGCGCGCTCGTCGAGACCTACGAGGAGTCCTTCGGCTTCGGCGAGCGCGAGCGGGTCGACGAGAACTGGACGGACGTCCCCATCGCCAACGAGGACCGCCGGGACGACCTCACCCTCGAGTTCCTGCAGCGGTACTCGGGCCACGGGATCGAGGACGACCTCGAAGCCGCGACGGAACTCGGCCGGAAACTCGACGAACGGTACGAGGAGGCCTACCGCGAGGGCGAGACCGCGACGCGCACGGAGTGTCAGACCCTGCAGGCCGCGACGTTCGTGGGCGCGTGGCTGGACGACGGGGCCAAGGAGGGGCTGTACCCCGTCGTCTCGGTCACCAGAGACGCCGGCACCGACGAGGTCTACGGCCGGGCCGAGCTCTACACCTGCCTCCCGCGACGGGTCACCGGACGGCTCTTCGAGGAGGTCTACGCCGCGGTGCTGATGAGCGCGACCCTCCAGCCGTTCGAGGTCACCGAGGACGTCCTCGGCCTCGAGAAGCCGGTGACGATGGCCTACGGCCTGGGGTTCCCCGAGGAGCGCCGGCGCACCTACGCGGTCGAGACGCCGCCGCTGTTCGCCTCGGCGCGCGACGACCCCGAGGTCCAGAACGTCGTCGCCGAGACCATCCGCGACGCGGTCCGGATGACCCCCGGTAACACGCTCGCCTTCTTCCCGAACTACGGCGAGGCGAGCCGGTACGCCGACCGCCTCGACGGTTGCGGGTCGACGGTCTACCTCGACGAACCCGGCACGCCGGTCGAGGACCTGCGCCGGGAGTTCGTCGCCGACGACGACGGCGTCCTGCTGACGTCGCTGTGGGGCACCCTCGCGGAGGGGGTGAGCTTCGACGCCGACGACGCCCACACGGTGCTCGTCGTCGGCGTCCCCTACCCGCACCTGGACGACCGCGCGGAGGCGGTCCAGGAGGCCTACGACGCCGCGTTCGACGGCACCGACACGGGCTGGCGCTACGCCGTCGAGATCCCGACGGTCCGCAAGACGAGGCAGGCGCTCGGGCGGGTGATCCGCTCGCCCGAGGACGTCGGCGTGCGCGCGCTGCTCGACCGCCGCTACTCGCGGGCCGCGAAGGCCGACCTCGGGAAGTACAGCGTCAACGGCACCTTCCCCCACGAGGAGCGCGAGGAACTGATCGACGTCGACCCCGAGAAGCTCAAGTTCGCGATGCTCAACTTCTACGCGGACCACGACGCCTACGACGGCGAGCCACCGGCGCCGTAG
- a CDS encoding 2'-5' RNA ligase family protein has product MYSVNVPVPGRVRRLADELHPTLLGFDTVREEHSLLLKRLGEADHVSQLQQRTHRALERTPAVEARVTGIDYFADPPLGSAPVVYLAVESPGLESIHAALANSFDPVEGLEGPDYVPHVTLARGGDLETARRLADREIEPVQWTVSELEFFDGSYRLPVSRVPLPA; this is encoded by the coding sequence GTGTACAGCGTCAACGTCCCGGTCCCCGGCCGCGTCCGCCGACTCGCCGACGAACTCCACCCGACCCTGCTCGGCTTCGACACCGTCCGCGAGGAGCACTCGCTGCTGCTCAAACGCCTCGGCGAGGCCGACCACGTCTCCCAGTTACAACAGCGGACCCACCGCGCCCTCGAACGCACCCCCGCCGTCGAGGCGCGGGTCACGGGCATCGACTACTTCGCCGACCCGCCGCTGGGGAGCGCGCCCGTCGTCTACCTCGCCGTCGAGAGCCCCGGCCTCGAGTCGATCCACGCCGCCCTCGCGAACTCCTTCGACCCCGTCGAGGGCCTCGAAGGGCCGGACTACGTCCCCCACGTCACCCTCGCCCGCGGCGGCGACCTCGAGACCGCCCGCCGGCTGGCCGACCGGGAGATCGAACCCGTCCAGTGGACGGTGAGCGAACTCGAGTTCTTCGACGGCTCGTACCGGCTACCGGTGAGTCGGGTGCCGCTGCCGGCCTGA
- a CDS encoding DUF7554 family protein, which produces MRDSRGTLDVEALLKLVLALVAVLLVLEIVETVVGAVAGLLGPFSVLVQLAIAVLIVLWLLDRL; this is translated from the coding sequence ATGCGTGACAGTCGCGGAACCCTCGACGTCGAGGCTCTGCTGAAACTCGTCCTCGCGCTGGTCGCCGTGTTGCTCGTCCTCGAAATCGTCGAGACGGTCGTCGGCGCCGTCGCGGGGCTGCTCGGGCCGTTCTCGGTCCTCGTCCAGCTCGCGATCGCCGTCCTGATCGTCCTCTGGCTGCTCGACCGACTCTAA
- a CDS encoding helix-turn-helix transcriptional regulator — protein MVTWGHRALWCALLVLGCLVAGVPSAAAGTGSGPGSGPVAPQAEEPSLNGYDGLRVHVSVHDNGSATWTLEYQYHLDGDENASDEWDDLRRDVEDRPGAYVGLIEERWSATAADAAAETDRNMSTSNFRVGTDRSQTPEEFGYVRFTFEWDSFAHVAVNRIEIGDALSEFELGERTQLIVSWPEAYTLEEVRPSPDDQRNATVVWNGDETEFLENDEPYLELLKGDPETTDDDAREDVPLSWMAGGVAALAVVGAVGWWIVRERGYGGPEPTPESDAEAATDGAAEPDGPPPELLSNEERVLRLLEERGGRMKQQEVVSELGWTEAKTSQVVSGLREEGAVEVFRIGRENVLTLPDDE, from the coding sequence ATGGTTACGTGGGGGCACCGGGCGCTGTGGTGTGCGCTTCTGGTGCTCGGGTGTCTGGTGGCCGGGGTGCCGTCGGCCGCCGCGGGCACGGGGTCGGGTCCGGGTTCGGGCCCGGTCGCGCCGCAGGCGGAGGAGCCGTCGCTGAACGGCTACGACGGCCTCAGGGTACACGTCAGCGTCCACGACAACGGCTCGGCGACGTGGACCCTCGAGTACCAGTACCACCTCGACGGCGACGAGAACGCGAGCGACGAGTGGGATGACCTCCGCCGGGACGTCGAGGACCGTCCCGGCGCCTACGTCGGCCTGATCGAGGAGCGCTGGTCGGCGACGGCGGCCGACGCGGCGGCCGAGACCGACCGGAACATGTCGACCTCGAACTTCCGGGTCGGGACCGACCGGAGCCAGACGCCCGAGGAGTTCGGCTACGTCCGGTTTACCTTCGAGTGGGACTCGTTCGCCCACGTCGCGGTCAACCGGATCGAGATCGGCGACGCGCTCTCCGAGTTCGAACTGGGCGAGCGCACGCAGTTGATCGTCTCCTGGCCGGAGGCGTACACCCTCGAAGAGGTGCGGCCGTCGCCCGACGACCAGCGCAACGCGACGGTCGTCTGGAACGGCGACGAGACGGAGTTCCTCGAGAACGACGAACCGTACCTCGAACTGCTGAAGGGCGACCCCGAGACGACCGACGACGACGCCCGCGAGGACGTCCCCCTCTCGTGGATGGCGGGCGGCGTCGCCGCTCTGGCGGTCGTCGGCGCCGTCGGCTGGTGGATCGTTCGCGAACGCGGCTACGGCGGGCCGGAGCCGACCCCGGAGTCGGACGCCGAGGCGGCGACCGACGGCGCCGCCGAACCGGACGGCCCGCCGCCGGAACTGCTGAGCAACGAGGAGCGCGTGCTCCGCCTGCTCGAGGAGCGCGGCGGCCGGATGAAACAACAGGAGGTCGTCTCCGAACTCGGCTGGACGGAGGCGAAGACGAGTCAGGTGGTAAGCGGCCTCCGCGAGGAGGGCGCGGTCGAGGTCTTCCGGATCGGCCGGGAGAACGTCCTGACGCTGCCGGACGACGAGTGA
- a CDS encoding argininosuccinate synthase, with product MTRVALAFSGGLDTTVCVPLLEEEYGYDDVIGVTVDVGQPASEFAEAEATAEALGLEHYVVDARAEFAALCLDAVRANATYQGYPLGTALARPVIAEAILEVAEEHGCTGVAHGCTGKGNDQLRFEAVWRDSDLDVIAPVRELGLTREWEQEYAAERGLPVEAGNEGDWSIDSNLWSRSVEGDDLEDPSFVPSEAIYEWTDEPTGETEFVEITFEEGYPVAVDGEAYDPVDLIEHLNEVAGAYGVGRTDVMEDRMLGLKVRENYEHPAATTLLDAHEALEGLVLTQEERQFKQQIDSQWAQKAYEGLIDAPLVGALEGFIAETQQRVTGTVTIKFEGGKARPVARESEYAAYSASHASFDTESVGKIEQADATGVAKYHGFQRRLANESIAAAGTGEAVELATDGGPDGTQDGE from the coding sequence ATGACCCGCGTTGCACTCGCGTTCTCGGGCGGACTGGACACCACCGTCTGCGTCCCGCTGCTCGAGGAGGAGTACGGATACGACGACGTGATCGGCGTGACCGTCGACGTCGGCCAGCCGGCGTCGGAGTTCGCCGAAGCCGAAGCGACCGCCGAGGCCCTCGGCCTCGAACACTACGTCGTCGACGCGCGAGCCGAATTTGCCGCCCTCTGTCTCGACGCGGTTCGCGCGAACGCGACCTATCAGGGGTACCCCCTCGGGACGGCGCTCGCCCGCCCCGTGATCGCCGAGGCGATCCTCGAGGTCGCCGAGGAGCACGGCTGTACGGGCGTCGCCCACGGCTGCACCGGGAAGGGCAACGACCAGCTCCGGTTCGAGGCCGTCTGGCGCGACTCGGACCTCGACGTGATCGCGCCCGTGCGCGAACTCGGGCTCACCCGCGAGTGGGAACAGGAGTACGCCGCCGAGCGGGGGCTGCCCGTCGAGGCCGGCAACGAGGGCGACTGGTCGATCGACAGCAACCTCTGGAGCCGCTCGGTCGAGGGCGACGACCTCGAAGACCCGAGTTTCGTCCCGTCCGAGGCGATCTACGAGTGGACCGACGAGCCGACCGGCGAGACCGAGTTCGTCGAGATCACCTTCGAGGAGGGCTACCCCGTCGCCGTCGACGGCGAGGCGTACGACCCCGTCGACCTGATCGAACACCTCAACGAGGTCGCCGGCGCCTACGGCGTCGGCCGCACGGACGTGATGGAAGACCGCATGCTCGGGCTCAAGGTCCGCGAGAACTACGAGCACCCCGCGGCGACGACGTTGCTCGACGCCCACGAGGCCCTCGAAGGGCTCGTGCTCACCCAGGAGGAGCGCCAATTTAAACAGCAGATCGACTCCCAGTGGGCCCAGAAGGCCTACGAGGGCCTGATCGACGCACCCCTCGTCGGCGCGCTGGAGGGGTTCATCGCGGAGACCCAGCAGCGCGTGACCGGGACGGTGACGATCAAGTTCGAGGGCGGCAAGGCGCGCCCGGTCGCCCGCGAGAGCGAGTACGCCGCCTACTCGGCCTCCCACGCCTCCTTCGACACCGAGAGCGTCGGGAAGATCGAGCAGGCGGACGCGACCGGCGTCGCGAAGTACCACGGCTTCCAGCGCCGCCTCGCCAACGAGTCGATCGCGGCCGCCGGGACCGGGGAGGCGGTCGAACTGGCGACCGACGGCGGCCCCGACGGAACGCAGGACGGGGAGTGA